One region of Pyramidobacter sp. YE332 genomic DNA includes:
- a CDS encoding ankyrin repeat domain-containing protein: protein MNLKKLLIVVWLTACGAGEAAAPTADALDAAESSSVGGADVNVAGTNRWTPLTLALCAGGDTAAAEALLAAGADVNARSKERWTPLMFALRFDKPAAFVARLLTQYHALASAESEDGTTAMMIACQYASDPAVVEALYAADADAVQPRRGGDCPIHFAARNATDGAPGIIAFLLNSRADANQANDAGWTPLMTAARFSTRTDVIDALVAAGADVNARNRDGLTALMLAAANEAPAAVAIAKKLLDAGADPETADRSGRTAALVAVRSGHSAAMVRFLDRELTPRSVARQTALLAVLPVCRTVKECARLVSVRGERAPLSAPRPPHRAASPALVNKASGRSPQPAAGQRSRFIEAPALAAVSRNTRLLSRPALRAARIRASAALSASAKRRRLKKLNAALKRDPARVTPLMLAAANPNAAAPEIIAYLLEKGEALEARDGEGRTALICAVRYNPSPLAAEALLNAGADPRATINGNGLRRLLRFNERMSPQDKKRLLRLLREKLAR from the coding sequence ATGAATCTGAAAAAACTGCTGATCGTGGTCTGGCTGACGGCCTGCGGCGCCGGCGAGGCCGCCGCGCCGACGGCGGATGCGCTGGACGCCGCCGAGTCGTCGTCCGTCGGCGGCGCCGATGTCAACGTCGCCGGCACGAACCGCTGGACGCCATTGACGCTCGCGCTCTGCGCCGGCGGGGACACGGCCGCCGCCGAAGCGCTTCTGGCCGCCGGGGCCGACGTCAACGCCCGCAGCAAAGAGCGCTGGACGCCGCTGATGTTCGCGCTGCGCTTCGACAAACCCGCCGCGTTCGTCGCCAGGCTGCTCACGCAATACCATGCGCTGGCGTCGGCCGAGAGCGAAGACGGCACGACGGCGATGATGATCGCCTGTCAGTACGCAAGCGATCCCGCCGTCGTCGAAGCGCTTTACGCCGCCGACGCCGACGCCGTGCAGCCGCGCCGCGGCGGAGACTGCCCGATCCATTTCGCCGCCCGCAACGCCACGGACGGCGCGCCCGGCATCATCGCGTTCCTGCTCAACAGCCGCGCGGACGCGAACCAGGCGAACGACGCCGGCTGGACGCCGCTGATGACGGCCGCCCGCTTCAGCACGAGGACCGACGTCATCGACGCGCTGGTAGCCGCTGGGGCCGACGTCAACGCCCGCAATCGCGACGGTCTGACCGCGCTGATGCTCGCCGCCGCCAACGAAGCGCCCGCGGCCGTGGCGATCGCAAAAAAGCTCCTGGACGCCGGCGCCGATCCGGAAACGGCCGACCGCTCCGGCCGCACCGCCGCGCTGGTGGCCGTGCGCAGCGGCCATTCCGCGGCGATGGTCCGCTTTCTCGACCGTGAACTGACGCCCCGCAGCGTCGCCCGGCAGACGGCGCTCCTTGCGGTCCTGCCCGTCTGCCGCACGGTGAAAGAATGCGCCCGGCTCGTGAGCGTCCGCGGCGAACGAGCGCCGCTTTCCGCGCCCCGGCCGCCGCACCGCGCCGCTTCCCCCGCTCTCGTCAACAAGGCGTCCGGCCGTTCGCCGCAGCCGGCCGCCGGACAGAGATCACGCTTTATAGAAGCTCCGGCGCTGGCCGCCGTGTCGCGGAACACGCGCCTGCTCTCGCGCCCGGCGCTGCGCGCCGCGCGCATCCGCGCTTCGGCGGCGCTGTCCGCGTCCGCCAAACGCCGCCGTCTCAAAAAGCTGAACGCCGCGCTGAAGCGCGACCCGGCCCGCGTCACGCCGCTGATGCTCGCCGCCGCCAATCCCAACGCCGCCGCGCCGGAGATCATCGCCTATCTGCTCGAAAAAGGCGAAGCGCTCGAAGCCAGGGACGGCGAAGGACGCACGGCGCTGATCTGCGCCGTGCGCTACAACCCCAGCCCGCTGGCGGCGGAAGCCCTGCTGAACGCCGGCGCCGACCCGCGCGCCACGATCAACGGCAACGGCCTGCGCCGCCTGCTCCGCTTCAACGAGCGCATGAGCCCCCAAGACAAAAAGCGTCTGCTGCGCCTGCTCCGCGAAAAGCTGGCCCGCTGA